TGAGTGCTGAACGAACGTCTGACCTTCAGTTACAGATATTCTGGAAAGAAGAAATGGTTGTAAAAAACATGTTTACTATTTATGGCATTACACAGCCAAAACAAATCATCCTGCAGCACTGGAATAATTTTTTCAGAAACAACAATAAGACCTTACAATACCTGCGTTCATCCAATCTTCCTAAGGTATTGAAAAGATATAACAATGAGGATATTCCGGTTTCCTTTATGCTCCCGTTCAGAGATGTAACCTTTTAACGTACTTTTTCACATCAGCACTATATCATCTGCATGTGCCAGCATAATATTCTGCTGTTTCAAGTTATTCTTTAATTCCTTGGAGGATATTTTTGCTCTTGCTACAGCAAAGGCAATTCCGTCTTCATCCGTTATTTCAAATGCTTCTCCTTTTTCAAAAGGATGACTGACATTCTTTACTCCTACAGCCAGCAAGCTTTTTCTTTTCACCAATGCCTTGTGAGCACCTTCATCCACTACAATACGACCTATGACCAAACTTCCGCTGGCCAGCCATTTTTGACGGGCTGTCTTGGAAACATTTTTAGGGTAACATACCGTACCTGTTTTTTCCTGGATGGCATGCAAGAGTCCGTTCTTTTCTTTTGCCGGAAAAATAACCACCTTAATGCCCATATTCGTTGCCAGGTGCGCAAACGTGAGTTTGCTGATCATCCCCCCCAACCCGCCTGATGATTTTTCCTTGTTCGCTAAGGAGAGTATGGAGTCATTAAATGATTCGATTTTCCGAATGACAGTACCATCTGCATCCAATAATCCGGCAACAGATGTACCAATCAACAAATAATGTGCTCCAAAACCCACCGCCAGTAACGTAGCCAGTTCATCATTGTCGGAAAATTGCAATTCCCGCGAACTCACCACGTCATTTTCATTGGCAATCGGAATGATTCCATTTTTCCATAGCTCTTCGTATGTTGCCCTCAGCTGAAGGAATTTCTCTCTGTCTGAAAAATGTCCGCGTTCACACAAACTTTGCGCAATCGGTATTTTATATTTAGAAAACGCTTCTGAATACTTATATATCAATATGGGATTACCGATAGCGGCTGCAGCTTTTCTCTCTTCAATTTTACCCGAATAATTGTGAATAAACCTTTTACCCGTACCCACCGCGCCTGAAGAAACGATGACTATAGAAAATTCCTTGTGAAGTGCGGCTAATTGTTTAGAAATGCCTTGCACCACCGATTCATCCAGGTTACCCTTTAAATCGGTTATGGAGGCAGTCCCTATTTTGAAAACCAGGATGGGTTTTTGCATCTTTTATAAAAAGTTTATCCAAAGTAATACTAATTTTGGAGTTGAATGAATTTTGGAGTTTAAATTTTGTTGAATGATGACCGCAGAACGATTGATTCATCACCTGGAGCTGGAACCTCATCCGGAAGGTGGTTATTACAAACGCACCTTTCTTTCAGGGAGTGATTCTTTTTCCTCTGTCTTATTTTTACTGACCAAAGACAATTTCTCCGCGTTTCACCGGATAAAATCAGAGGAACAATGGAACTGGTATTTTGGCGATGACATCATCCTCCATGAAATCAATGCATCTGGTGAATATACCAGAACAGTATTAAGCAATCAGCCTGACCATCTCAAATTCCAACATGTCGTTGAAGGAGGCAATTGGTTTGCCAGTGAATGTTTGGGG
The genomic region above belongs to Sphingobacteriales bacterium and contains:
- the proB gene encoding glutamate 5-kinase codes for the protein MQKPILVFKIGTASITDLKGNLDESVVQGISKQLAALHKEFSIVIVSSGAVGTGKRFIHNYSGKIEERKAAAAIGNPILIYKYSEAFSKYKIPIAQSLCERGHFSDREKFLQLRATYEELWKNGIIPIANENDVVSSRELQFSDNDELATLLAVGFGAHYLLIGTSVAGLLDADGTVIRKIESFNDSILSLANKEKSSGGLGGMISKLTFAHLATNMGIKVVIFPAKEKNGLLHAIQEKTGTVCYPKNVSKTARQKWLASGSLVIGRIVVDEGAHKALVKRKSLLAVGVKNVSHPFEKGEAFEITDEDGIAFAVARAKISSKELKNNLKQQNIMLAHADDIVLM
- a CDS encoding cupin domain-containing protein: MMTAERLIHHLELEPHPEGGYYKRTFLSGSDSFSSVLFLLTKDNFSAFHRIKSEEQWNWYFGDDIILHEINASGEYTRTVLSNQPDHLKFQHVVEGGNWFASECLGNFGFALCGCTVIPAFQFADFELGKRADLTESYPQHSSLITHLTRT